From the Candidatus Blochmannia vicinus genome, the window CTTGATTATCTATAGATAAAGAAGCTCCTATAGATTTTAGTTTTTGAGTATCGTATGCAGTTAAACCAACAAAAATTATTACCCCAACATATGTAATTAACCACATTAAAGCTGTGTTTTTTAACCATATATTTACTATTGAAGCTAATATTATTCCAATTAATGCCATGAATGATAAATTGCTAAAACTACTTAAATCCCGCTTAGTAGTATATCCATATAATGTCATAACTCCGAACATACCAGATGTTACTACGAATGCGCTAGATATAGAAGACGTAGTATATAGTATAAATATGCTAGATAAAGTTAATCCTGTTAGCATGGAATATAGCATAAACAATGTAGTTGCTAGAGAACCATTTAATCGTGATACCATGCCAGATAGAACAAATACCAGTGCTAATTGTCCAATAATTAAACTGAAAAATACTATTTGATTGGAAAAAAGTAATTGAAGTATTGCTGGAGTCCTAGAAGCGTACCAAGCAACAAAAGCAGTTAACAATAATCCACAAGACATCCAACCAAATACTTGTGCGATATATGGTTGGATTACATTATTAGCTCGTTCCGATACTGTATTTTGAAAACGGGTAAATCGATCCATACTCATCACCTTCAGAAATAATTGAAATATAAAACACTTTTATGAAGTATATCGTAAGCGAATCATGTGAGCAACAAAATGTTGCATAACATTATTTTAAAAACAAATTAAAAGTTAAATTTATACACAATAACACCTATATCTTAAAAGTACGAATGTTATTGTAGTTAGCTTATCTTTAATAAATATTGAATATAGTATAGTATGTTTGTTTAGTTAAGATTTATGTATAATTCAATATTGTTATTTAATAGTTGTTTAAATAGTAATATTGAATGAGATTTGTATTTTTATCAAATTCATATATTAATGGAACACCAGTTGGTACGTTAATTTGAAATATTTCTGATTCGTTTAAATTATTTAAAAATTTTATTATAGCGCGTATAGAATTACCATGGGCAACAATGATAAGATTTTTATTATTTTTAATATGAGGAACTATAGAATCATTCCAATACGGGATTACTCTATTTAAAGTTAACGCTAAACTTTCACCTTTAGATAATTCGTTAGTATCTATATTATGGTAACGGTTATCATTTGTTGCAATAAATTGGTTATTTTCGCAAATATTAGGGGGAACGACATCAAAACTACGACGCCATTTTTGAATCGTTTCATAGCCGTATTTTTTTACGGCTTCATCTTTATTCAATCCTTGCAGTGTTCCGTAATGTCGTTCATTTAATCTCCAAGATTTTTCAACTGGC encodes:
- a CDS encoding Bax inhibitor-1/YccA family protein, whose amino-acid sequence is MDRFTRFQNTVSERANNVIQPYIAQVFGWMSCGLLLTAFVAWYASRTPAILQLLFSNQIVFFSLIIGQLALVFVLSGMVSRLNGSLATTLFMLYSMLTGLTLSSIFILYTTSSISSAFVVTSGMFGVMTLYGYTTKRDLSSFSNLSFMALIGIILASIVNIWLKNTALMWLITYVGVIIFVGLTAYDTQKLKSIGASLSIDNQDQFRKYSIIGALTLYLDFINLFLMIVRIFGNRR
- the gpmA gene encoding 2,3-diphosphoglycerate-dependent phosphoglycerate mutase, with the protein product MNVTKLALIRHGESQWNKENRFTGWVDIDLSNKGRTEAQCAGQTLKKNGFFFNYGYTSVLKRAIHTLWIILDQLDQVWLPVEKSWRLNERHYGTLQGLNKDEAVKKYGYETIQKWRRSFDVVPPNICENNQFIATNDNRYHNIDTNELSKGESLALTLNRVIPYWNDSIVPHIKNNKNLIIVAHGNSIRAIIKFLNNLNESEIFQINVPTGVPLIYEFDKNTNLIQYYYLNNY